AGTCTTACATGTCTAAACTCGCTGCTTTTGACGAACTTTTACAACAATATAAAACATTTAATTATCACGATAATCCAGTGCTTGCTCAACGTTTGGAAGATGTACAAACATGGTTAAAAGAACGGATGAAAGATACGCATCACGACTTTTTTAATTTGCCTGAACATAAACTCATGGCACAGTACTTTTTAAATCGTTTATATGGTGGTCCAGAGTTTGATGCCCTTGCAGCACAAATTGAACGCCTATTAAAATATGCCCATAAAGCCGAAAAAGTCTTGCCTGAGAATGCTATTAAAACCGGAACTAAATCGGTAAGTTTGGCTGTACTTGCCACTCAACTTGATGAACAAGTAGCGATACAGCTTCTTGAGGACTATCCAGCAGATACAGTGTTAACCGATGAGATTATGCGCTTAACGCTAACTAAACTTGATCAGGCAGAAGCTCGTTATCAACAACTTGCCCTTCTTGATGATTTGGGTACGGCTCTCGATAAATATATGCGTTCATTTATGATGTTTACGGCTTTTAAAATGTGTAAAGGCATTGCCCAAAAATATCACTTTGAATTGATGTATGATTTTATTCAAGATGGTTTTAGTGCGATGAAGCCGTTAAAATCAGCCGAGAACTTTATCAAGACTTTTACTGAAAAAGAACGCCAGATTATTGAAAATGTACATTCTGGGCATCCGAATCCGTTTAGAGTGTGATAAGGTCGGCACAGAGAAAAAATCAACCTTACGAAGTTGAGATTTTATTCATTATATTTGCATGATGATGCCTGTAAAAATAGACAAAATCTGTCATCATGCAGAACTTATTCCGTTTCACTTGAGTTTGAGTCTAGGAGAGACAATATGTCTAACGAAAACCAAAAGCCAACATCTCCAACTGAGCAGGCACAAAGTTCAGACAAAGTTAGCCCATTCCTAAGCTCACCTTTACCGCAAGGTACCCCTCAAGGGCAACAACAAACTTTACAGCAAACCTTAACTGATACACCGGTTAACGGTTCTGTACCAAAATATAATTTACCACGTGGTGCTAGTAATACTGGTAACGTGGGAGAAACCACACACTTTGGTTTCTCGACTGTTAAAACTGAAGATAAAGCTCAAAAAGTTGCTGAAGTATTCCACTCGGTTGCAAGCAAATATGACTTGATGAATGACCTTATGTCATTTGGTATTCACCGCCTATGGAAACGCTTCGCAATTAACATGTCTGGCGTACGCCGTGGTCAACACGTGTTAGATATTGCTGGTGGTACAGGCGACTTAGCAAAAGTATTTAGCCGTGAAGTTGGTCCTCAAGGCCATGTCGTTCTTTCAGACATTAACGAATCTATGCTTAATGTTGGTCGCGACCGCCTCATTGATGCAGGCTGTACCAATGTTGACTTCGTACTTGCCAATGCAGAAACATTAGAGCCTTTTGCAGACAATAGCTTTGACTTACTCACCATTAGCTTTGGTTTACGTAACGTGACGGATAAAGATGCAGCGCTTGCGTCTATGTTCCGTGTGTTGAAGCCAGGTGGTCGTTTACTTATTCTCGAATTTTCTAAGCCTGTATTTGAGCCATTCTCAAAACTTTATGACCTCTATTCATTCACTGCTTTACCGATTATGGGTAAATTGGTTGCGAATGACTCAGAAAGTTATAAATATTTGGCTGAATCAATTCGTATGCATCCAGACCAACGCACCTTAAAAGGTATGATGGAAAATGCTGGCTTCCAGAACTGTGACTATCACAACCTTACTGCTGGTATCGTTGCTGTTCACCGTGGCTTTAAACTGTAAGGGATAACGATATGTGGTCGATTCTGGCACTCGGTGCAGTCGAACGTATCATTCATCATCTGATCGATCTGGATGCGGTTACACGCATTCAGCTTAATCAGTTACAGGGCAAAATGTTGCGTGTTGTGATTGATAGCCCGCAGCTTTCTGTCGATGTATTCTTTGACCAAGAAAAAGTACGTCTTGAACCTACTGCAACAGGGCACAGTGAAAAGCCTTCTATTTTTGAACAACGCCCTTTTGATGCGCAATTCAAAATTTCTGAAGCAACAGCAACTTTGCATGTTAAAGATGTTATCGAACTGATTAAATTATTGGTCAGCGATCCAGATCATATTGGCAATATTCCATTGCAAGGTGATTACCACCTGCTACAGGATATTCAAAAGATTATGCAGCAAGCTGAACCAGATTTAGCTGCACATTTATCAAGATGGGTAGGCCCTCAACTCGCCCACGAAATTGGCAAGATTCAACTTGCACCTAAACATTTAAAACGCTCTCTTCAAAGTCATCTATTTTTTGCAGAAGACGCATTAAAAGAAGATAGTGGTCTATTTGCCCCTCGTTGGGAAATGGACGATTTAACTCAAGCAACTCGCAAGCTTAATCAAGACATTGACCGTCTAGAAGCAAGATTGCAGCAACTCAACACACAACTACAACCCTCTCAAGACTAGGTAAGACTGTATATGATTCCGCACGTTTCACGTTTACTCGAACTTTGGCGTATTGCAGCGCACTATAGACTCGATACGTTGTTCCCTGCGGATGAATTACCAGTTAAAGCTCAACGTGCATTAAGTGTTATTAAAATGCACCCAGCTGCATGGTCTAGTCGCGAACGTAAAAATCCTTTAAAGCTCAAAGAAGCTTTAGAAGAGATGGGGCCGCTTGCAATTAAGCTTGGACAATTACTGTCAACTCGACGTGATTTGATTCCACCTGAAATACTCGCTCAATTGGTCTTACTTCAAGATCAAGTAAAACCTTTTGATAGCAATGTTGCCAAACAACGTATTCAAGAATCATTAAAAGCTGACGTAAATACCTTGTTTGCACGATTTGATGACCAGCCATTAGCTGCTGCTTCAATTGCGCAAGTTCATACTGCTGCTTTGCACGACGGTCGAGAAGTTGTTGTAAAAGTGACTCGCCCCGACATTCGCAACCAAATTTTGCAAGACTTTGAGATTTTGGCATGGTTAGGCAACACATTAGAAAGTCGCCTTGAAGCTGCTCGTGCCTTACATCTCTCTGAAATTATTCAAGACTACCGCCAGATTATTTTAAATGAGCTGGACTTGAGTATCGAAGCAGACAATACCCGTCGTATGCGCCATTATTTTACTGGCTCAACCATGATGTACGTGCCTGAAGTCTACATGGACACCAAAGATGTCATGGTGGCAGAGCGCATTACAGGTGTACCTATTTCAGATACGGCAACCTTTGACCGTCTAGGTATGGACCGCGCACAACTTGCTGAAAAAGGTTTAACCATTTTCTTCACACAAGTATTCCGCGATAACTTTTTCCATGCCGACATGCACCCCGGCAATGTCTTTGTAGAAACAATTAACCCAAGCAATCCACGCTTTATTGCACTCGACTGTGCAATTATGGGTGAGTTATCTAAGCATGACCAGATGACCATTGCCCGCATGTTGCTTGCTGTAATGAACAGCAACTTTATGCAACTCATTCAAATTGTGCATCAAGCTGGCTGGATTCCACCGGGTACAGACCAAGATGCGCTATCGCGTGAAATGCGTCGCACGGTTGGGCCAATGGTGTCTAAACCAATGGATCAACTTGATTTTGCTGGCATCTTGATTCAAGTGATGGATATTGCCCGTCGCTTCCATTTAGAGATTCCACCACAACTCATGTTGTTGCTAAAGACTTTAGTGCATGTCGAAGGCTTAGGGACCGATCTTTATCCGCAGCTCGACATTTGGAAATTGGCAAAACCAATTTTGACTGAATGGGTCAAAGCCAATATGAACCCAGTCAAAAATATAAAAGAGTTAGGACAGCAACTACCTGACCTGCTTTTAGGTGCTCAAGATTTCCCAAGCTTAATTGTTGATAGTTTAAATGGTTTAAAAAATCAGTCTGCTTGGCAAGACCGTCAGTTACGCGAAATGCAGCAACTTCGTTTGCAAATGGAACATCAACAACGCCGCAGTTGGATGTTTGGTAGTAGCATGCTGATTTTACTCACCATCGCGATTATTAGTCCTTGGTTTGTTTCTATTATTTTAATTGTGCTAAGCAGTTTATTAGCGCTTTGGCGTATATTGAAATAAGTTTAAAATCCCTTGCCCGCGCAAGGGATTTTTTTATGTGAAAACTTTAATTTTCAAAAAAATTATAGATCAGCTATTCGTTGATTGCTAAATTTAATCTATAAATGCATCAAAAGAACAAACAATGAAAACACCTCATTTTGCGATTATCGGTGCTGGTACCGCAGGTTTAGCCACTGCGATTTTGCTCGCCCGTGAAGGCAATAACGTTACTATTTTTGAACAAGTTGATGAGTTATCTCCAGTAGGTGCGGGCTTATTACTACAACCAGCAGGTTTAGCAGTATTTGAACATTTAGGTATGCTCGATAAAGCGCTGCCATTAGGAGCAAAAGTAACAGGCTTAGAGGGGCAACTTCCCAACAAGCGTCTTTTAGTCAATAGCCACTATCATGAAGCATCCACAAATCTCTATGGTTTAGGTATACACCGAGCCACTTTATGTCATGTACTGACCCAAAAGCTTAGTGAGTATTCGAGCCAAATTACTTGGTGTATGAACCATTCTGTTGAGAGTTTTGAAGAACATAATGATGAAGTTCGACTATTCGGAACTCATCAAAATCAAAAGTTTGATGCTCGGTTTGACTCTGTCCTTATTGCGAATGGGGCTCGTAGCCAATTACGCCCCAAAGCATGGGTAAAGGTTGATCAAGCCTACCCTTGGGGTGCAGCGTGGAGTATCGTACCTGAGTGCCAAGTACTGGATTCTGAAATTCTGCATCAATTTTATGATCGCTCGAAAATCATGATGGGAATTCTTCCTACAGGAGCAATTCCAACAAACCCGCAACAACGCCTTTCGAGTATCTTCTGGAGCTTACCCACCCCGCAATTACAAAGCTTTCTGCAAGATGAACAAGCTAAACAAACTTGGTTAAAGCAAGTGTCAGAGCGTTGGCCCAAAGTTGCAGAATGGCTAAAAGAGATTTTATACGACAGTCAAACTCAGCCTAAATGGCTATCTGCAAACTACCGTGATGTAGTTATGACTCAATTTGGTCAAGGCCGAATTGGAGTGATTGGCGATGCCGCTCACGCGATGAGTCCACAGTTGGGGCAAGGCGCAAATATGGCATTATTGGATGCTTGGGCTTTTTCTCAATCATTGCAACATGCCCAAAAGAATCAAAAGATTGACTGGCCCCTGCTCTGGCAGCACTATCATCAACTTCGCCGTTCATCTACTCAGTTTTATCAATTTCTCAGTCGACTATTAACACCACTTTATCAATCTGACCATGGGTGGGTTGGAGGTCTAAGAGATCTTGTTTTCCCTTGGATGTATCAAATCCCCTATTTTCGAAAGGAAATGGCAATCACGATTTCAGGCTTAAAGACTGGTCCATTTCAGCAAATTGATTATGATCGAGTGGCTCAAACGCCTAAAGAAAGCCATGCTTTTAATGTAAAAAGCAAATCTTTGTCCGACTATTAACCCCACCAAATGATAATGAGTAACACATGAAAATTAGCCATCTTGATCATCTTGTTTTAACCGTCTCAAATATTGAAACTACCTGTAATTTCTATCAAACCGTATTAGGGTTTGAAGTCATCATTTTTAAAGGTGATAGAAAGGCTCTAAAGTTTGGAAATCAAAAAATAAATTTACACCAGCAAGGTAACGAGTTTGAACCTAAGGCATTACAGCCAACACCCGGATCTGCCGACCTGTGTTTTATTTCAGAAACTCCTATTTCAGAAGTGATTGCGCATCTTAATCAATTAAATATTACAATTGAGGAAGGCCCCGTTGAACGTACGGGTGCAATGCATCCTATTCTTTCAGTTTATATTCGCGATCCAGATCAAAATTTGATTGAGATTTCAAATATTCTCACGTCTTAGCCACTTGAATAAGATACTGACTGGTAAGCATTACAAGATGTTCATTACTATGACAAAGACAAAAAGCGCAAAGAATTTTTCCGCAAAGCGACATTGATGCCGTACACTATACAAGCTATTTTTTAGCATCTGATTGAAATCAATTTATAGTTCATATTTCTTTGGTGATTCCTCATGAATAACACGCAATGGCTCGATGAAGTAAAATTTAACGAACAAGGTCTTATCCCTGCCATTGCTCAACATCATCAAACCGGACGTATTTTGATGGTGGCGTGGATGAACCGTGAAGCACTTGCGCTCACAGCAGAAAAAAATCAGGCTGTTTATTTCTCTCGCTCTCGCCAAAAACTTTGGCACAAGGGTGAAGAGTCAGGCCATTTTCAAACAGTTTATGAAATTCGTCTGGACTGTGACGCGGACGTAATTATTCTACAAATTGAACAACACGGTGGTATTGCATGCCATACAGGCCGTGAGTCTTGTTTCTATCGTAAACTCACACCACAGGGCTGGGAAATTGTTGATGCACAATTAAAAGACCCTACTGCAATTTATGGTGAGAAAGCTAAAACTGAAAGCCACGATCATGCTCACACTACTGAACAAGTTGATGTACTTGCTCACTTAGGACAATTGATGCAAGAGCGTAAGCAAGCTGAAGCAGATACTTCATATGTTGCAAGCCTCTACAAAAAAGGCATCAATAAAATCTTAGAAAAAGTGGGTGAAGAAAGTGTAGAAGCCATTATTGCTGCTAAAGATTTTGCCGCACAGGATTCAGAAGCTCACTTAAACGATCTCGTTTATGAAACAGCAGATTTGTGGTTCCATACTATTGTGATGTTGGGTTATTTCGATCTTAATCCACAACTTATTATTGACGAATTAGCTCGTCGTCAGGGTTTATCTGGTTTAGTTGAAAAAGCTAACCGCAACAAGGTTTAAAATCACTCAGTGTCGAATATTGAAAAACCTAAAGCCACCTATGAGCAAGCCATTGCCATAGATAACGCACGTCTTGGGCAGTCATTTAAAGTGATTGCCTATGCTGGCACAGGTAAAACCACCACTCTACAAATGATTAGCGATGCCATGCCTGAACGGCGTGGTATGTATCTAGCATTTAACAAAGCCATTGCAGGCGAAGCACAAAACAAATTTCATCGTAATGTGGACTGTCGTACTTTTCACTCGCTTGCTTTTCGTAGCGTGCCGCGCGGTGTGACTGATAAATTACGTCTACCGCGACTAAGTCCAAGTTTTATTGCTAAAGAATATCGACTAGAACCTATTACGCTACGACGTATGATGGGTGGGCGTTACGAGAAATATGTCTTAATGCCAAGCCGTCTAGCGAGTCTTGTAGCAAATGCAGTCAGCTATTTCTGTTCAACGAGTTCTCAATATCCGGCACCTCGACATATTCAGGCACCTAACTGGTTGCATCCAGACGATATTATCGAATTACAAAATCACCTTTATCCTGCTGTGGAACGACGTTGGTTAGAATCGATTGACCAAAACCATCAAGCTGGTATTGGACATGATATTTACCTCAAACTTTGGGCATTGTCTGAGCCAAACATTCCTACTGACTATGTGTTGTTTGATGAAGCACAAGATGCTGATCCACTAATGCTAGGCATTCTGCTTCGCCAAAAAAATACTCAAGTTATTTATGTCGGTGATGCACATCAACAAATCTATGCTTGGCGTGGTGCAATTAATGCCATGCAACAATTGCCCTTGCCGGAATCTCGATTAACCACTTCTTTTCGTTTTGGTGAAACAATTGCTGATGTAGCCAATGCACTGCTTGGTGGTTTAAATGAAACTGTTCCCTTGCTTGGTAATCCAAACCAGAAATCAAGTGTAGTGAATAAACCACATACCAAAATGCGTGATGCAATTTTATGCCGCACCAATGCTCGTGCAATGGAGCTTTTACTGGCAGGCTTAGTTCACGGCGATAAAGTGAGTTTGCAGGCGGATCATCAAAAACTAAACCGTTTTGTAGACGCCGCAAGTCTCTTAAAGCAAGGAAAACGAGTTACTGACGTTCCTGAATTGGCATGGTTTAACTCATGGCATGATGTACATGAGTACTGTGAAACCAATGAAGGAAGTGACATTAAACCATTGGTTAAACTGGTTGATGATCACGGCACTGACCCGCTAAAAAAAGCACTTGCAAAGATTACTCCACTTGAGCAAGCTGATTATGTCATCTCCACAGCTCATAAAGCGAAAGGGCTAGAATGGAATCGCGTTCATATTGAAGATGACTATCAATTTAAAATTAATGGCTTAGAGCACAAGATTAGTGATGAAGAGTTAAGATTACTTTACGTTGCCTGTACTCGTGCTAAAGTAAGTCTAAATATCCATCATCTTTATGATCTGATACAACAATTAAAACTAAGGGCGCCTTTAAGTCTTCGTCAATCGGTTGGTTGAAGCGCTCATAATTAGGTGAGCCTATGCAACTTGAATCTATCCAATTTAAACATATTGCTCTTTTTCACGATCTTAAAATACAGTTTCAATATGAAAAACAGCCGATTACCTTAATTTTAGGTGAACAAGCAACGGGTAAAAGTATGTTGCTCAAACATACTTACCATGCTCTAACTTGGTTCCCTGCCCGTTTTAAAGATTTACGTAGCCCTGGTATTGTTATGCCTGACCAAGACATTACTCAATCGCGTCTACAATCAAAAATCGAAGTTACCCTTCAAGTTCCACCAGAAATTGGCTCTTTACCAGAAAGTGCCTCTGCTCAAGAGGTAGATTCTTCGCTGTGTAGCTGGAAACTTTTTAAGACCCTAAATTCAAGTGGTATTGGAATCAGCCAAGTTGAAACTCAGCAACTTGATCAGACTATGGCCCTTTATCAACAAATCATCAAAAAAGATCCATTACAAGGATTACCCTTAGTCGCTTACTATCCAGCCGAGCGATTTGTAAATGATATTAATCTGCTCAATAAAAATTTACCCGGCATTACTCAAGCCATTTCAGCCTATGATATTAGTCCAGTTCCATTTACAACCTTCACGCGTTTTTTTGAATGGTTACGTGAAATTAGTGATATCGAAAATGCTCAAGCTGCACATCTGGTACAACGCATTAAATCTAAGCAATCAGATCCACAAGATCAGACAGAACTATTCAATGAACTTCAAAAGGAGTTAGCTGGGCAGCCGAAACAGCTCACCACACCTAATCTCTATGCTCTTAAAAATGCATTAAATATCGTCTTGCCAGAGCTCAAAGACTTATATTTGCAATATCAGCCTCGGCTTCAACTCATGGCTAACTATGATGGTCAAACCCTGCCTTTTCAGCAACTTTCCAACACCACAAAAACTTGGATTGCCTTAGTAGGCGATATTGCCCGCAGGCTCTGTTTACTCAATCCGTTAAGCCTAAACCCTTGCCTTGAAGGTGAAGGAGTCTTATTGATTGATCAAATTGACGCGCAACTCGATGCACGGCATTGTTCAGAAATTTTAAACAAACTCCATCAGGCATTTCCACGCTTACAAATTATTGCAACTGGAAGTCGTGAAGAGTTACTAGAACATGCCTCAGCCTATCAATGTTTAAAACTAGAGCATGGTAAAATTAGCCATCTTGATTTAAATACCACCAAACAACAACTTGAACACATCTATACATTACTCCAAAGAAACGAGTCATTGGTTCCACATATAGAAACACAGCTTCCAAGCTTAATAGACCCTACTCCCTCTCCAGCACAGATTGATATTTTATTTCAGCAGATTCAGGGTTTAAATGAACAACAAAAAAATGAATTGCTACGCATGATTCATGCAGGAGACACACCAGAAGAAAGCCCTTCTGTTTAAATTTTATAATCAATCGGCTCTCTTTTTATAATTAAAAAGCAGGGCCACAAAATATATGGTTGAGTCAGATTTTTTAGCTTCAAAAATAACTAGATGTTGTTACTACATGTAATAACATCAGATTTTTACTGCTTTTTTAGTGTACAATAAATTTCATTTTGCGTTTTTATTCTTCAAGTTGCGCAATACAACTTGTTTCTCGCTTTATTTTCTAATTTGGTCGGGTTTTCAGAATAACAAAGCCTTGGAACTCTCTTTGAATTCCTATCTATTCTGAAATTAAAAATTCACCTTTAGGTTTCGGCCTAAATCACATATGGATACGAGTGTGCTACCGATAATTATCTTATTACCGTTAATATTAGGCACCACCCTTGTTTCATTGCTTCAACGATTCTCTCGTGGAGTAACGGCTTTAGGGGCAATTGGAGTCAGTTTAACCAGTTTTGGTTTATTACTGGCTCAAGCTAAAACTGTGCTTGGTGGTGCAAGCATTCAACAAAGCTGGGATTGGTTACCTCAACTAGGAATTAATCTAAGCTTCAGACTCGATGCTCTTGGTTTACTATTTTCTTTACTTATTACCGGTATCGGTACCCTCATTTATATATACGCCTATTACTATCTTGGCCCTAAAAACTCTTTAAGCAAACTCTATGCTTTACTCATGCTGTTTATGGCAGCAATGCTGGGAATTTCGCTCTCTAATAATCTTATTATTTTATTAGTCTTTTGGGAGCTCACCAGTATTTCATCTTTCTTATTAGTGGGTTACTGGAGTCATTATGAGGCGGCTCAACGCGGCTCTCGAATGGCGCTCACTATTACAGGGATGGGCGGTTTGGCGTTATTGGGTGGATTTGTTTTATTAGGGCAAATCACTGGAACCTATGAAATTAGTGACATCATGGGTATGAAAGATGCCATTCAAGCTCATACTCTATTTGTTCCAATGCTATTACTTATTTTGCTTGGTGCATTTACAAAGAGTGCTCAGTTCCCATTCCATTTTTGGTTACCAAATGCAATGGCAGCACCAACTCCGGTGTCTGCTTACCTACACTCTGCGACCATGGTAAAAGCGGGGATTTTTCTACTTGCCCGCTTACTGCCAATTTTTGTAGGCGCTGCGATCTATCACAATATCGTGACATTTATCGGCCTGTTTACACTTTGTATGGCAGCATGTTTTGCCATTTTCAAAGAAGATTTAAAAGGTTTGCTCGCCTATTCAACGATTAGTCATTTGGGACTCATTGTTTGTTTACTTGGTATCGGTTCACCTTTAGCCGTTGCTGCTGCTATTTTTCATATTATTAACCATGCAACATTTAAAGCTGCACTCTTTATGATTGCAGGGATCATTGACCATGAAACGGGTACACGTGATCTTCGAAAACTCAGTGGTATTTGGCAATTACTTCCTTTCACTGCCACATTAACCATGATTACCGCTGCCTCTATGGCAGGTGTACCGCTCACCAATGGCTTTATTTCTAAAGAGATGTTCTTTACCGAGCTATTGGCGAATCTTTCAGGTTCAGCAGTTATCTTTGCCAGCATCATTGCAACGCTTGCTGGTATTTTTGCAGTAAGTTATTCAATTCGCTTAGTGCACGGCGTATTTTTTGACGGTCCGATTGGTAAACAGGTACCAAATAAAGATGCACATGAACCGCCTATGGGCATGCGCGCACCAGCTCTTCTTCTTGCTGTGCTATGTATCCTAGTCGGCGTTTTACCTTCTTTGTTGGTAGAACCACTAGTAAATAGCGTAACGAGAGCAAGCTTGATGCAACCAGAGTTTGCAGGAACTCATCTTGCGATCTGGCATGGCTTCAATGCCCCTCTTGTGATGAGTATTATTGCCTTAGTCGGCGGCACAATCTTCTATTTTGCTTTGGCAAAAGATGGCATGATTCGTAAAATTGACCTTGACCCACGTCTTGGCAAATTTCAAGGCCGCATTTTATTTGATTTATTTTTAAAACATCTGTTGCTTACAAGCCGAAAAATCAAACAAAAAACTGAAAATGGCTCATTGCAAAGTTACTTGTTCATGATCATTGCGTTTAGCGTCATCATGGTAACTATGCCGCTACTCAATCAAGGGCTCACCACAGGCACACGTGAACTCACTCATGCCCCATGGATTGCCATTGTTCTCTGGCTGACCTTATTCTCAGGTTGCTGGATGATGCTGTGGTTCCATCATGAGCGTATTAAAGCAGTCCTTATTAGTGGTGCAATTGGTCTGGTTGTAACGATGGTGTTTGTCACCATGTCAGCTCCAGATTTAGCACTGACTCAAATTACCGTGGATGTTGTAACCACTGTTCTTTTATTAATGAGTTTATCTTTACTTCCACAGCTAACGCCGTATGAATCTCTTCGCTCAAGACGTTTAAGAGATGCTGCTTTAGCGATTATTGGAGGCTTAGGGATAGGCTGGATCGCATGGCTGATTTTAACTCGTGATCATAATTCAATTTCATGGTTCTTTGCTCAACAGTCTTTACCACTTGGTGGCGGCTCAAATATTGTAAACGTCATTTTAGTTGACTTCCGTGGTTTCGATACCTTTGGTGAAATTACGGTGCTGGGCATTGCTGCTATTGGTTCACTTTGCCTCATGGATGGTATGCGTGTACATGGTACAACCATGACCCAAGGTCTCACCTATCGTTTTAATCCATCTCCGCTCATGTTCCGTATTACAGCCTCTTGGGTATTGCCATTGGCGTTGGTCGTAAGTGTTTATATCTTTATGCGAGGCCATAACTATCCGGGCGGTGGTTTTATTGCAGGTCTAATCACCTCAATGGCGTTAATCATTCAATATATTGCGCTAGGTCAAGACCAAACTGAACAATTACTCAAAGCAAAATCAGGCCGTCTTTACGAAGTCTGGATTGGTTCAGGTTTAACCATTGCTGGGCTTACTGGTGTAGCTGCATGGTTCTGGTTACGCCCATTCCTGACTAGCGCGCATGTGTATGTTGAGTTACCAATTCTAGGAAAACTACATTTGGCTTCGGCTGCAAGTTTTGACTTAGGGGTTTATATCACCGTGGTTGGTGCAACGATGTTGCTCATCTCGGTATTGGGAGACTCTCGCCACTCAAGCATGGCTGGTCCTGTAGTACCCCATCGGGAGGAATCATCATGATCAGTTTAGAATTCTTATTAGCTTCCGCGATTGGTTTACTTGTTGCCACAGGTATTTATCTGATTTTACGTGCTCGTACTTTCCCTGTCGTGCTTGGATTAGCTGTAATTGGCTATGCTGTAAACCTATTTTTATTTGCGATGGGCCGATTACAAATCAGCTCCCCCGCAATTTTAACTGAAACAACAAAAATAACCGATCCACTTCCTCAAGCGCTGGTGTTAACAGCCATTGTGATCGGTTTTGCAACCACCGCTTTTATTGTACAACTGGCACTGCGTAGCCGTTATGAATCAGGTAGTGATCATGTTGATGCTAAAGAAGACATCTCTCCAACATACGACCCACGCGAGGATGAGCCGTAATGTTTGATTTTTTATCTTTCTGGCAAGAACATGCGCCGATTTTTAGCATTCTCATTCCGGCATTTACTGCTTTTATCTTATTACTGCTAGGCAATCCAGGTGCAGGTGCTTTAAAAGATGACTGGCGACAACCATGGCGTCGTGGCATTAGCCTTGTTTCCGCAATTGCTGGATTAATTACTGCAATTGTATATTTGAGCTTTGCAAGCACAGGTCAAATTACCACTTACCAGTTGAGTGAATGGTCAGCACCGTTTGGTATTGT
This region of Acinetobacter sp. XS-4 genomic DNA includes:
- the ubiE gene encoding bifunctional demethylmenaquinone methyltransferase/2-methoxy-6-polyprenyl-1,4-benzoquinol methylase UbiE, with the translated sequence MSNENQKPTSPTEQAQSSDKVSPFLSSPLPQGTPQGQQQTLQQTLTDTPVNGSVPKYNLPRGASNTGNVGETTHFGFSTVKTEDKAQKVAEVFHSVASKYDLMNDLMSFGIHRLWKRFAINMSGVRRGQHVLDIAGGTGDLAKVFSREVGPQGHVVLSDINESMLNVGRDRLIDAGCTNVDFVLANAETLEPFADNSFDLLTISFGLRNVTDKDAALASMFRVLKPGGRLLILEFSKPVFEPFSKLYDLYSFTALPIMGKLVANDSESYKYLAESIRMHPDQRTLKGMMENAGFQNCDYHNLTAGIVAVHRGFKL
- a CDS encoding AarF/UbiB family protein codes for the protein MIPHVSRLLELWRIAAHYRLDTLFPADELPVKAQRALSVIKMHPAAWSSRERKNPLKLKEALEEMGPLAIKLGQLLSTRRDLIPPEILAQLVLLQDQVKPFDSNVAKQRIQESLKADVNTLFARFDDQPLAAASIAQVHTAALHDGREVVVKVTRPDIRNQILQDFEILAWLGNTLESRLEAARALHLSEIIQDYRQIILNELDLSIEADNTRRMRHYFTGSTMMYVPEVYMDTKDVMVAERITGVPISDTATFDRLGMDRAQLAEKGLTIFFTQVFRDNFFHADMHPGNVFVETINPSNPRFIALDCAIMGELSKHDQMTIARMLLAVMNSNFMQLIQIVHQAGWIPPGTDQDALSREMRRTVGPMVSKPMDQLDFAGILIQVMDIARRFHLEIPPQLMLLLKTLVHVEGLGTDLYPQLDIWKLAKPILTEWVKANMNPVKNIKELGQQLPDLLLGAQDFPSLIVDSLNGLKNQSAWQDRQLREMQQLRLQMEHQQRRSWMFGSSMLILLTIAIISPWFVSIILIVLSSLLALWRILK
- a CDS encoding NAD(P)/FAD-dependent oxidoreductase; the protein is MKTPHFAIIGAGTAGLATAILLAREGNNVTIFEQVDELSPVGAGLLLQPAGLAVFEHLGMLDKALPLGAKVTGLEGQLPNKRLLVNSHYHEASTNLYGLGIHRATLCHVLTQKLSEYSSQITWCMNHSVESFEEHNDEVRLFGTHQNQKFDARFDSVLIANGARSQLRPKAWVKVDQAYPWGAAWSIVPECQVLDSEILHQFYDRSKIMMGILPTGAIPTNPQQRLSSIFWSLPTPQLQSFLQDEQAKQTWLKQVSERWPKVAEWLKEILYDSQTQPKWLSANYRDVVMTQFGQGRIGVIGDAAHAMSPQLGQGANMALLDAWAFSQSLQHAQKNQKIDWPLLWQHYHQLRRSSTQFYQFLSRLLTPLYQSDHGWVGGLRDLVFPWMYQIPYFRKEMAITISGLKTGPFQQIDYDRVAQTPKESHAFNVKSKSLSDY
- a CDS encoding VOC family protein, yielding MKISHLDHLVLTVSNIETTCNFYQTVLGFEVIIFKGDRKALKFGNQKINLHQQGNEFEPKALQPTPGSADLCFISETPISEVIAHLNQLNITIEEGPVERTGAMHPILSVYIRDPDQNLIEISNILTS
- the hisIE gene encoding bifunctional phosphoribosyl-AMP cyclohydrolase/phosphoribosyl-ATP diphosphatase HisIE produces the protein MNNTQWLDEVKFNEQGLIPAIAQHHQTGRILMVAWMNREALALTAEKNQAVYFSRSRQKLWHKGEESGHFQTVYEIRLDCDADVIILQIEQHGGIACHTGRESCFYRKLTPQGWEIVDAQLKDPTAIYGEKAKTESHDHAHTTEQVDVLAHLGQLMQERKQAEADTSYVASLYKKGINKILEKVGEESVEAIIAAKDFAAQDSEAHLNDLVYETADLWFHTIVMLGYFDLNPQLIIDELARRQGLSGLVEKANRNKV